The Manis javanica isolate MJ-LG chromosome 6, MJ_LKY, whole genome shotgun sequence genome contains a region encoding:
- the SNX19 gene encoding sorting nexin-19 isoform X4, translated as MSAETAASIEEAPAGSSCHLDNLLSSRKLMAVGVVLGWLLVIHFLVNVWLLCLLSALLAVLGGWLGSNAIDGASGRLHLERFIPVTVCPPNPEAERQLEQEINRTIHMIIRDFVSSWYRSVSQEPAFEDEMEAAMRGLVQELRRRMGMGDRRALAQRVLTLCGCHLQSYIQAKEATAGKLSGTVEASQLWDAYCQAAAPHPAVQNPSAEVSYTRGIVDLLLQELVPKPHLETRTGRHVVVELITCNVILPLISKLSDPDWIHLVLISIFSRTRNNPAEVVKPLRPASALDQPSVPTSLPLIVEVQSLPEVKVPSPAAAPGLLNCSEQEGPSQPSPEVEEGHEAIEGDFGGVLEERKVGNNSSHFLQPDIRGPLFLCEDAELESPLSELGKETIMLMTPVNFLSDRIQDALCALQSPQSLEPKDGEEAEGIEGAEAEEGPGIETETGLLVSMLKSCPEIQIDTADKEVEQDVTSLRALLSSPESTFPSRPSCLEKDLTNGMSSQDPSLPQVLLSSSSAGPLSSATFSFEPLSSPDGPVVIQNLRITGTITAREHSGTGFHPYTLYTVKYETALDGGDNSSSLQQVAYHTVNRRYREFLNLQTRLEEKSDLRKFIKNVKGPKKLFPDLPFGNMDSDRVEARKSLLESFLKQLCAIPEIANSEEVQEFLALNTDARIAFVKKPFMVSRIDKMVVSAIVDTLKTAFPRSEPQSPTEELSEAETESKPQTEGKKASKSRLRFSSSKIAPALNLTEAHEKIFYCLQEGSMESEILSMSGMESFIEKQTKLLEVQLAEAPGKGPDQTSEGCVDGSLSDAAVPAQGLGSSGPGAETELADTALDLLLLLLMEQWKWLCTENIQKVLHLIFGTLLQRYCSRNPWGEQMPAELESSFGITTASPHQQAFDLLPLGHHPGILGSKCL; from the exons ATGAGTGCGGAGACCGCGGCCTCCATAGAGGAGGCCCCCGCTGGGTCCAGCTGTCACCTCGATAACCTGCTGAGCAGCCGGAAGCTGATGGCTGTGGGGGTCGTGCTCGGCTGGCTCCTGGTCATCCACTTTCTGGTCAACGTGTGGCTTCTGTGCCTTCTGTCTGCGTTGCTGGCGGTGCTGGGAGGGTGGCTGGGCTCAAACGCCATCGACGGGGCGTCCGGTCGGCTACACCTGGAACGATTCATTCCAGTGACCGTCTGCCCGCCAAACCCTGAGGCAGAGAGGCAGCTGGAACAGGAGATCAACCGCACCATCCACATGATTATTCGGGACTTCGTGTCATCCTGGTATCGCTCAGTGAGCCAGGAGCCAGCCTTTGAGGATGAAATGGAGGCGGCTATGAGAGGGTTGGTCCAGGAGCTCCGGAGGAGGATGGGCATGGGGGACAGACGTGCTCTTGCCCAGAGGGTTCTAACTCTCTGTGGTTGTCACCTGCAGAGCTATATTCAGGCAAAGGAGGCCACGGCAGGGAAGCTGAGTGGTACAGTTGAGGCCTCCCAGCTCTGGGACGCTTACTGCCAGGCCGCTGCCCCGCATCCTGCTGTACAAAATCCCAGTGCTGAGGTCAGCTACACTCGGGGCATTGTGGATTTGTTGCTCCAAGAACTAGTGCCAAAGCCCCACCTGGAGACCCGGACCGGTCGCCATGTCGTGGTCGAACTCATTACTTGCAATGTAATCTTACCGCTGATCAGCAAGCTGTCAGATCCAGACTGGATCCACCTTGTACTCATAAGCATCTTTTCCAGGACCAGAAATAATCCAGCAGAAGTGGTTAAACCGCTCCGTCCAGCCAGTGCTCTGGATCAGCCCTCAGTGCCCACATCTCTGCCACTGATTGTTGAGGTACAGAGCCTGCCAGAAGTAAAAGTCCCTTCtccagcagcagccccagggctTCTAAACTGTAGTGAGCAAGAGGGGCCTTCACAGCCCTCCCCAGAAGTTGAAGAAGGCCATGAAGCTATAGAGGGAGATTTTGGTGGCGtgctggaagaaagaaaagtaggAAACAACTCTTCTCATTTCCTACAGCCTGATATTCGAGGCCCTCTATTCTTATGTGAAGATGCAGAGCTGGAGTCTCCACTGTCTGAACTGGGCAAAGAAACCATCATGCTCATGACCCCAGTCAATTTCCTCTCTGACAGGATCCAGGATGCCCTGTGTGCCCTACAGAGTCCCCAGTCTCTGGAGCCTAAGGATGGTGAGGAAGCTGAAGGAATTGAAGGAGCAGAGGCTGAGGAGGGTCCAGGAATAGAAACAGAGACAGGCCTGTTGGTGTCCATGCTGAAGTCCTGCCCAGAGATCCAGATTGACACAGCAGACAAGGAGGTAGAACAAGATGTCACCTCTCTTAGAGCATTGCTGTCAAGTCCAGAAAGCACCTTCCCTTCACGGCCCTCGTGCTTAGAGAAGGACCTGACCAATGGCATGAGCTCGCAAGATCCTAGTCTGCCACAGGTTCTGCTTTCCTCTTCTTCAGCTGGTCCTCTCAGCTCAGCCACCTTCAGCTTCGAGCCCTTGAGTAGTCCAGATGGCCCAGTTGTCATCCAGAACCTTCGTATCACCGGCACCATTACTGCTCGAGAGCACAGTGGCACCGGATTCCACCCATACACGCTCTACACGGTGAAG tATGAGACGGCCCTTGACGGTGGTGACAACAGCAGCAGCCTGCAACAGGTGGCCTACCACACTGTGAATCGCCGCTACCGTGAGTTCCTGAATCTGCAGACACGTCTGGAGGAGAAATCAGATCTACGGAAGTTCATCAAAA atgtAAAGGGTCCTAAAAAGCTCTTTCCAGATCTTCCATTTGGAAATATGGATAGTGACAGAGTAGAAGCCCGTAAGAGCCTCCTGGAATCATTTCTAAAG CAACTGTGTGCCATTCCTGAGATTGCTAACAGTGAGGAGGTGCAGGAGTTCCTTGCTCTGAACACAGATGCTCGCATCGCTTTTGTCAAGAAACCATTCAtggtctccagaatagacaag ATGGTGGTGAGTGCTATCGTGGATACTTTGAAGACAGCATTTCCTCGCTCTGAACCCCAGAGCCCGACAGAGGAGCTAAGTGAGGCCGAGACAGAAAGCAAGCCCCAGACAGAAGGCAAAAAGGCTAGCAA GTCCAGACTGAGGTTCTCATCCAGTAAAATAGCTCCAGCACTGAATTTAACTGAAGCACATGAGAAGATTTTCTACTGTCTTCAGGAAGGCAGTATG GAGTCAGAGATCCTATCCATGTCTGGGATGGAATCCTTTATTGAAAAACAGACCAAGTTACTAGAAGTGCAGCTAGCAGAAGCTCCAGGGAAAGGTCCCGACCAAACCTCCGAAGGATGTGTGGACGGTTCCTTGTCAGATGCAGCTGTGCCAGCCCAGGGCCTCGGCAGCAGTGGTCCAG GAGCAGAGACAGAGTTAGCCGACACAGCCCTGGATCTGCTCCTCTTGCTGCTAATGGAACAGTGGAAGTGGCTATGCAcagaaaacatacagaaagttCTTCATCTTATCTTTGGGACCCTACTTCAGAG
- the SNX19 gene encoding sorting nexin-19 isoform X3: MSAETAASIEEAPAGSSCHLDNLLSSRKLMAVGVVLGWLLVIHFLVNVWLLCLLSALLAVLGGWLGSNAIDGASGRLHLERFIPVTVCPPNPEAERQLEQEINRTIHMIIRDFVSSWYRSVSQEPAFEDEMEAAMRGLVQELRRRMGMGDRRALAQRVLTLCGCHLQSYIQAKEATAGKLSGTVEASQLWDAYCQAAAPHPAVQNPSAEVSYTRGIVDLLLQELVPKPHLETRTGRHVVVELITCNVILPLISKLSDPDWIHLVLISIFSRTRNNPAEVVKPLRPASALDQPSVPTSLPLIVEVQSLPEVKVPSPAAAPGLLNCSEQEGPSQPSPEVEEGHEAIEGDFGGVLEERKVGNNSSHFLQPDIRGPLFLCEDAELESPLSELGKETIMLMTPVNFLSDRIQDALCALQSPQSLEPKDGEEAEGIEGAEAEEGPGIETETGLLVSMLKSCPEIQIDTADKEVEQDVTSLRALLSSPESTFPSRPSCLEKDLTNGMSSQDPSLPQVLLSSSSAGPLSSATFSFEPLSSPDGPVVIQNLRITGTITAREHSGTGFHPYTLYTVKYETALDGGDNSSSLQQVAYHTVNRRYREFLNLQTRLEEKSDLRKFIKNVKGPKKLFPDLPFGNMDSDRVEARKSLLESFLKQLCAIPEIANSEEVQEFLALNTDARIAFVKKPFMVSRIDKMVVSAIVDTLKTAFPRSEPQSPTEELSEAETESKPQTEGKKASKSRLRFSSSKIAPALNLTEAHEKIFYCLQEGSMESEILSMSGMESFIEKQTKLLEVQLAEAPGKGPDQTSEGCVDGSLSDAAVPAQGLGSSGPGG, from the exons ATGAGTGCGGAGACCGCGGCCTCCATAGAGGAGGCCCCCGCTGGGTCCAGCTGTCACCTCGATAACCTGCTGAGCAGCCGGAAGCTGATGGCTGTGGGGGTCGTGCTCGGCTGGCTCCTGGTCATCCACTTTCTGGTCAACGTGTGGCTTCTGTGCCTTCTGTCTGCGTTGCTGGCGGTGCTGGGAGGGTGGCTGGGCTCAAACGCCATCGACGGGGCGTCCGGTCGGCTACACCTGGAACGATTCATTCCAGTGACCGTCTGCCCGCCAAACCCTGAGGCAGAGAGGCAGCTGGAACAGGAGATCAACCGCACCATCCACATGATTATTCGGGACTTCGTGTCATCCTGGTATCGCTCAGTGAGCCAGGAGCCAGCCTTTGAGGATGAAATGGAGGCGGCTATGAGAGGGTTGGTCCAGGAGCTCCGGAGGAGGATGGGCATGGGGGACAGACGTGCTCTTGCCCAGAGGGTTCTAACTCTCTGTGGTTGTCACCTGCAGAGCTATATTCAGGCAAAGGAGGCCACGGCAGGGAAGCTGAGTGGTACAGTTGAGGCCTCCCAGCTCTGGGACGCTTACTGCCAGGCCGCTGCCCCGCATCCTGCTGTACAAAATCCCAGTGCTGAGGTCAGCTACACTCGGGGCATTGTGGATTTGTTGCTCCAAGAACTAGTGCCAAAGCCCCACCTGGAGACCCGGACCGGTCGCCATGTCGTGGTCGAACTCATTACTTGCAATGTAATCTTACCGCTGATCAGCAAGCTGTCAGATCCAGACTGGATCCACCTTGTACTCATAAGCATCTTTTCCAGGACCAGAAATAATCCAGCAGAAGTGGTTAAACCGCTCCGTCCAGCCAGTGCTCTGGATCAGCCCTCAGTGCCCACATCTCTGCCACTGATTGTTGAGGTACAGAGCCTGCCAGAAGTAAAAGTCCCTTCtccagcagcagccccagggctTCTAAACTGTAGTGAGCAAGAGGGGCCTTCACAGCCCTCCCCAGAAGTTGAAGAAGGCCATGAAGCTATAGAGGGAGATTTTGGTGGCGtgctggaagaaagaaaagtaggAAACAACTCTTCTCATTTCCTACAGCCTGATATTCGAGGCCCTCTATTCTTATGTGAAGATGCAGAGCTGGAGTCTCCACTGTCTGAACTGGGCAAAGAAACCATCATGCTCATGACCCCAGTCAATTTCCTCTCTGACAGGATCCAGGATGCCCTGTGTGCCCTACAGAGTCCCCAGTCTCTGGAGCCTAAGGATGGTGAGGAAGCTGAAGGAATTGAAGGAGCAGAGGCTGAGGAGGGTCCAGGAATAGAAACAGAGACAGGCCTGTTGGTGTCCATGCTGAAGTCCTGCCCAGAGATCCAGATTGACACAGCAGACAAGGAGGTAGAACAAGATGTCACCTCTCTTAGAGCATTGCTGTCAAGTCCAGAAAGCACCTTCCCTTCACGGCCCTCGTGCTTAGAGAAGGACCTGACCAATGGCATGAGCTCGCAAGATCCTAGTCTGCCACAGGTTCTGCTTTCCTCTTCTTCAGCTGGTCCTCTCAGCTCAGCCACCTTCAGCTTCGAGCCCTTGAGTAGTCCAGATGGCCCAGTTGTCATCCAGAACCTTCGTATCACCGGCACCATTACTGCTCGAGAGCACAGTGGCACCGGATTCCACCCATACACGCTCTACACGGTGAAG tATGAGACGGCCCTTGACGGTGGTGACAACAGCAGCAGCCTGCAACAGGTGGCCTACCACACTGTGAATCGCCGCTACCGTGAGTTCCTGAATCTGCAGACACGTCTGGAGGAGAAATCAGATCTACGGAAGTTCATCAAAA atgtAAAGGGTCCTAAAAAGCTCTTTCCAGATCTTCCATTTGGAAATATGGATAGTGACAGAGTAGAAGCCCGTAAGAGCCTCCTGGAATCATTTCTAAAG CAACTGTGTGCCATTCCTGAGATTGCTAACAGTGAGGAGGTGCAGGAGTTCCTTGCTCTGAACACAGATGCTCGCATCGCTTTTGTCAAGAAACCATTCAtggtctccagaatagacaag ATGGTGGTGAGTGCTATCGTGGATACTTTGAAGACAGCATTTCCTCGCTCTGAACCCCAGAGCCCGACAGAGGAGCTAAGTGAGGCCGAGACAGAAAGCAAGCCCCAGACAGAAGGCAAAAAGGCTAGCAA GTCCAGACTGAGGTTCTCATCCAGTAAAATAGCTCCAGCACTGAATTTAACTGAAGCACATGAGAAGATTTTCTACTGTCTTCAGGAAGGCAGTATG GAGTCAGAGATCCTATCCATGTCTGGGATGGAATCCTTTATTGAAAAACAGACCAAGTTACTAGAAGTGCAGCTAGCAGAAGCTCCAGGGAAAGGTCCCGACCAAACCTCCGAAGGATGTGTGGACGGTTCCTTGTCAGATGCAGCTGTGCCAGCCCAGGGCCTCGGCAGCAGTGGTCCAG